In one Mucilaginibacter ginsenosidivorax genomic region, the following are encoded:
- a CDS encoding acyl-CoA thioesterase, translated as MEYSKTYVAKDEHIDVQQIMDGLYYPFYMEYCRHDYIREVLGFDFETEANNGVYMVLSNYSISFLRSLKKGDEFTVTCTLYTDKAGLPKLHFKQSIIFNNKVMTKAVFTGTCVPATGGRPYLPASVLEKIKDAPVLED; from the coding sequence ATGGAATACTCAAAAACTTACGTTGCCAAAGACGAACACATAGATGTGCAGCAAATTATGGATGGCCTGTACTACCCTTTTTATATGGAATACTGCCGCCATGATTATATCAGAGAAGTGCTGGGTTTTGATTTTGAAACCGAGGCTAACAACGGCGTTTATATGGTGTTATCCAACTACAGCATCAGTTTTTTACGGTCGTTAAAAAAGGGCGATGAATTTACCGTTACCTGTACTTTATATACCGATAAGGCAGGCCTGCCCAAACTGCACTTTAAACAATCCATCATTTTTAATAACAAGGTAATGACCAAAGCCGTATTCACCGGCACCTGCGTACCCGCCACCGGCGGCCGCCCCTACCTGCCCGCATCGGTATTGGAAAAAATTAAAGATGCCCCGGTATTGGAGGATTAG
- a CDS encoding SUKH-4 family immunity protein, whose product MTPQAFKNSWTNTDEPLSPVSKSRLDRFDLQKPTFDFLHVAGLPGYCEPHLSFANDTDDTYYGISKLTEQYDFEEDELQFAKYIVIGSCRDGDAIAIDTTDNDKIVQLDHEDLFSSMYFNSSIETLAEFLILYRDFETEVLQGKDPNDNFQCYNFTDEQFERLKSKMFSVDSGAVTESGFWNEELELMLVFRQEKFL is encoded by the coding sequence ATGACCCCACAGGCATTTAAAAATAGCTGGACAAACACAGACGAACCGCTTTCGCCTGTGAGCAAATCACGTCTTGACAGGTTTGATTTACAGAAGCCAACCTTTGACTTTCTTCACGTAGCCGGTCTGCCAGGTTATTGCGAACCACATTTGTCTTTTGCCAACGATACCGACGATACTTATTATGGCATAAGTAAACTAACCGAGCAATATGATTTTGAAGAAGATGAACTACAGTTTGCTAAATATATTGTAATTGGCTCTTGCCGTGATGGAGATGCTATTGCTATTGATACAACCGATAATGACAAAATTGTTCAGCTTGATCACGAAGATTTATTCAGCTCAATGTACTTTAACAGTTCTATAGAAACATTAGCCGAGTTTTTAATTCTTTACCGGGATTTTGAAACAGAGGTATTACAAGGTAAAGACCCCAACGACAATTTTCAGTGTTATAATTTTACAGACGAACAGTTTGAACGGCTTAAAAGTAAAATGTTTTCCGTAGATAGCGGGGCAGTAACAGAAAGTGGCTTTTGGAATGAAGAACTGGAACTGATGCTTGTTTTTAGACAAGAGAAATTTTTGTAA
- a CDS encoding DUF3825 domain-containing protein, whose amino-acid sequence MTGKIKFYKPLEFWGKISVDDQLRDIYFNLQNIEGDLLTLIETDKYKDEPVVFEVGEARKPGEKEAKKICLDSSKRKVGHIISFDNERGIGYIEDYGKKNKLFFHHSSIKKEKADKYERIEVGEPVIFTDGINDRGKCAIEVTKIDYRSHIEEFAIFQDLRQSLNDLKSLAELENWDYLKKPTKGMPVLYSYINHTCIRLIRQDKIVKGRSSKDNKEYSYFNTGLVTPQQDEIFAYFIKNPKYSPITGWGLEIPEWSFIEFNTEQSVYRRYFIEVPDIATYFSEAEVADLIFDTRVPIIPDKEHLLKRKARIESERIRNLDDEAFIEEIKDAIELAKRRIRRNYKTAIPHFYDNRIQFLLPLCFRSNKAEAVAALVVNKNENIHEAHTILSLDQAYNNARLLAKPDREWLNP is encoded by the coding sequence ATGACTGGGAAAATCAAATTTTACAAACCACTAGAATTCTGGGGCAAAATATCTGTGGATGATCAATTAAGAGATATCTATTTCAATCTTCAAAATATTGAAGGAGACTTATTAACGCTTATTGAAACTGATAAATACAAAGATGAACCGGTAGTTTTTGAAGTTGGTGAAGCTAGAAAACCAGGAGAAAAAGAGGCAAAAAAAATTTGTCTTGATTCTTCTAAAAGAAAAGTAGGACATATTATATCATTTGATAACGAAAGAGGAATTGGTTACATAGAAGATTACGGAAAGAAAAATAAACTTTTTTTTCACCATTCGTCAATAAAAAAAGAAAAAGCTGATAAATACGAGAGGATCGAAGTCGGGGAACCCGTTATTTTTACAGATGGGATAAATGATAGAGGAAAATGTGCAATCGAGGTAACGAAAATTGACTATAGATCCCATATTGAAGAGTTTGCAATTTTTCAAGATTTAAGACAAAGTTTAAATGACTTAAAATCGCTTGCGGAATTGGAAAATTGGGATTATTTAAAAAAACCTACCAAAGGAATGCCAGTTCTTTATAGCTATATTAATCATACATGTATAAGGCTCATCAGGCAAGATAAAATTGTTAAAGGTCGCTCCTCAAAAGACAACAAGGAATATTCTTATTTTAATACGGGGTTGGTAACACCACAACAAGATGAGATTTTTGCTTATTTCATAAAAAACCCTAAATACTCTCCCATAACTGGGTGGGGATTGGAAATCCCAGAGTGGTCATTCATAGAATTCAACACTGAACAATCTGTTTATAGGAGATATTTTATTGAGGTGCCCGATATAGCGACTTATTTTTCCGAAGCAGAGGTGGCTGATTTAATTTTTGACACACGAGTACCAATTATTCCAGATAAAGAACATTTATTAAAGCGAAAAGCTCGAATTGAATCCGAAAGAATCAGAAATTTGGATGATGAGGCGTTTATTGAAGAGATTAAGGACGCAATAGAGCTTGCTAAAAGAAGAATTAGAAGAAATTACAAAACTGCTATACCGCACTTTTACGATAATAGAATTCAATTCTTGTTACCGCTTTGCTTCAGATCAAACAAAGCTGAGGCAGTTGCTGCACTCGTCGTAAATAAAAATGAGAATATTCATGAAGCGCATACCATTCTGAGCTTAGACCAAGCGTACAATAATGCACGTCTTTTAGCTAAGCCAGACCGCGAGTGGCTAAATCCTTAA
- a CDS encoding EthD family reductase, producing the protein MKLRLILSFILLTISFTVFSQEKQNVTIVEKGLIKVSVMYPYAEGKTFNMEYYELKHMPMVARFLGSNLVKYTIEKGIASGIPNQPLPFMAIGTFYIKSLSDYQAAIAPNRDAIRADFSNYTNITPVILVSEVIK; encoded by the coding sequence ATGAAATTAAGGCTGATTTTATCATTTATCCTTTTAACCATTTCTTTTACCGTGTTTAGCCAGGAAAAGCAGAACGTAACTATTGTTGAAAAAGGCTTAATTAAAGTATCTGTGATGTACCCTTATGCCGAAGGTAAAACCTTTAATATGGAATATTATGAATTGAAGCACATGCCAATGGTAGCGCGGTTTTTAGGATCAAATTTGGTTAAATACACCATCGAAAAAGGGATTGCCAGTGGTATCCCAAACCAACCGCTGCCCTTTATGGCTATTGGCACATTTTATATCAAAAGCCTAAGCGATTATCAAGCTGCTATCGCGCCAAACAGAGATGCTATTCGTGCCGATTTTTCAAATTATACCAATATCACTCCTGTCATTTTGGTAAGTGAGGTGATAAAGTAA
- a CDS encoding AI-2E family transporter translates to MDLNTFTKLPFYIKLACVLFSLFAIGYLVIIGKEILSPLIFSCLFSILLLPVAAFLEKWLRLPRSAASMMAVVLLLSLVGLLIYVIASQIADLAKDWPRFQAQINQSMWQFRGWVQDTFHITRGKQLRVVNSAASKVMSPDPAVLGATVLSLSSILLFLVFTFIYTFFFLLYRRLIMKFLVSVFLPENKTTVHEVIEQVQRIIRKYIIGLLIEMGIIATGVSVAFSFMGVQYAILLGLITGVFNIIPYVGIFSALVVSAVVTLGTSPDSSKVIWVMVTLVVTHLIDSNVLLPIVVGSKVRINALITVLGVVVGEMIWGIPGMFLSIPSIAVLKIIFDRVESLQPWGIILGDEEKEQNKLAKGNSVKNKKAIIEDVEPSGSPT, encoded by the coding sequence ATGGACCTGAATACCTTTACTAAACTTCCGTTTTATATTAAACTGGCCTGCGTATTATTCAGCCTGTTTGCCATTGGTTATCTGGTGATCATTGGCAAAGAAATCCTGTCGCCGTTGATATTTTCGTGCCTGTTCTCGATTTTACTGCTGCCAGTGGCGGCCTTTTTAGAGAAGTGGCTGCGTTTGCCGCGAAGCGCGGCCTCGATGATGGCTGTGGTGTTGCTGCTTTCGCTGGTAGGTTTACTCATCTATGTCATCGCCTCACAAATTGCCGACCTGGCAAAGGACTGGCCGCGGTTCCAGGCGCAAATCAATCAATCGATGTGGCAGTTTAGGGGCTGGGTGCAGGATACCTTTCATATAACGCGCGGTAAACAGCTTAGGGTGGTAAACTCGGCGGCCAGCAAGGTAATGTCGCCAGATCCTGCGGTATTGGGGGCAACGGTGCTGTCGTTGTCGTCTATCCTGTTGTTCCTGGTGTTTACTTTTATTTATACGTTTTTCTTTTTGCTGTACCGCCGGCTGATCATGAAATTCCTGGTATCTGTTTTTTTGCCCGAAAATAAAACCACAGTGCATGAGGTGATTGAGCAGGTGCAGCGCATTATCCGCAAGTACATTATTGGTTTGCTTATTGAAATGGGTATTATAGCAACAGGCGTAAGCGTGGCATTTAGTTTTATGGGGGTGCAGTATGCCATTTTGCTGGGCTTAATTACAGGGGTGTTCAATATTATCCCCTACGTAGGTATTTTTAGCGCCCTGGTGGTAAGCGCCGTGGTTACGCTGGGCACCTCGCCGGATAGCAGCAAAGTTATCTGGGTGATGGTTACGCTGGTGGTTACCCATTTAATTGACAGCAATGTACTGCTGCCGATAGTTGTTGGCTCGAAAGTAAGGATCAACGCTTTGATTACCGTGCTTGGCGTGGTAGTGGGCGAAATGATATGGGGTATACCAGGCATGTTCCTGTCTATCCCCAGCATAGCGGTGCTGAAAATTATTTTCGACCGGGTAGAAAGCCTGCAACCCTGGGGCATTATCCTGGGCGACGAGGAAAAGGAACAAAACAAACTGGCTAAAGGCAACAGTGTAAAAAACAAGAAGGCAATTATTGAGGATGTAGAGCCATCGGGGAGCCCCACCTAA
- a CDS encoding ATP-binding protein — protein MTKEIKIILEEGASNKAKGNCFEDLIRKLLSIHQYEIRGNINFSGMEIDLVAEHKHKTETLYVECKAKEKVSSDELSKFCFNVDFKEANYGYFFRTQDLESQAGALLSEIRKKPKYKNLSFFEPNDIIQMLKDAKMVFESEQAISTLSISKTILAVTYFGDYFIYLINESNAYPTKFYLINANQNDKNISFETSELLKNRIDDVKNLTVVTSNLNSIKKESKIYSADNLIETISEVQESEHWYDYLPASSENKHFVGRDGIRTQILDYFKEIHSGKSKKRIFYLNGKSGWGKSSLVLEIKGRCRNKHYKNKFYALAIDTRSATSDNFVALSLKKLLNSALDSGFLSKTMFDRDITFTTNTELLTSDSVKLLLQRLSVESKFLILIFDQFEDVFRKKDLFKSFYKFLSDVTDSKPNIIVGFSWKTEIIIPIDHEAYSYWQQAKEQAKEFTITEFGEKEIDGVIKQLEESVGPLDKSIKDRIKESSQGLPWLTKKLCIHIFDQIQLGLAKENLIESNLNIADLFKKDEERIEGTELKALKLIAKRAYEGNFFEETEVGDLIENKIIESLLHKRLIIRSGVNYNIYWDIFRDYLVTGVIPIIGESFLLRQMVNSCLDVFLLFESVEKKETLTQLSHKHSKGIGEEALYNILLELRNIGLVQKENEYFKIKREVEISKEGFIKYITDKFQNYTPYLVLKKTNHNKITKDTILQVLKITFKQDFQDTTWDAYAKTLISWFAISNIDIKNKIIEPQKGRSNPRLNSLNKEELLPRTSFKEIIEALHLLNIEEPAINKNIYRDLYLTDIIDGNKKLTDFGRKVIASDKSSQKKILSEKILTLDKMAQLNIVLGKQHNYKVNDLIEFFPSDFFGGKELATKKIYAAKAISWLKFKS, from the coding sequence GTGACAAAAGAAATAAAAATCATACTTGAAGAAGGAGCTTCCAATAAAGCAAAGGGAAATTGTTTTGAAGACCTAATAAGAAAGTTATTATCAATTCACCAATATGAAATACGTGGAAATATAAATTTTTCAGGTATGGAAATCGACCTTGTTGCAGAACATAAACATAAAACAGAAACGCTTTATGTTGAATGCAAAGCTAAGGAAAAAGTCTCCTCCGACGAATTAAGTAAATTTTGTTTTAATGTAGATTTCAAAGAGGCTAATTACGGTTATTTCTTCAGAACGCAAGATCTTGAAAGTCAAGCCGGTGCCCTACTAAGTGAGATAAGAAAAAAACCGAAATATAAAAATTTAAGCTTTTTTGAACCGAACGACATCATCCAAATGCTTAAAGATGCAAAAATGGTCTTTGAAAGCGAACAAGCTATAAGTACCTTGTCAATTTCAAAGACGATTTTGGCAGTCACTTACTTTGGTGATTACTTCATTTACTTGATAAATGAGAGTAACGCATATCCAACAAAATTTTACCTTATCAATGCCAATCAAAACGACAAAAATATTTCCTTTGAAACAAGTGAACTTCTAAAGAATCGAATCGATGATGTAAAAAATCTTACCGTTGTCACAAGTAATTTAAATTCAATTAAAAAAGAAAGTAAAATTTATTCGGCAGATAATCTTATTGAAACTATTTCAGAAGTGCAGGAAAGTGAACATTGGTATGATTATCTTCCAGCATCATCTGAAAACAAACACTTTGTTGGTCGTGACGGCATTAGAACTCAAATTTTAGATTATTTTAAAGAGATACATTCTGGAAAATCTAAGAAACGAATTTTCTATCTAAACGGTAAATCCGGATGGGGCAAAAGTTCTTTAGTCCTTGAAATTAAAGGTAGGTGTCGCAACAAGCACTATAAAAACAAGTTTTATGCATTAGCAATTGATACAAGGAGTGCAACTTCTGACAATTTTGTTGCTTTGTCTTTAAAAAAACTGCTGAACTCCGCTTTAGATAGCGGCTTTTTGAGTAAGACAATGTTTGACCGTGACATTACTTTCACTACTAACACCGAGCTGCTAACTTCCGATTCTGTTAAGCTCCTGCTACAACGTCTATCTGTTGAATCAAAATTTTTAATTTTGATTTTTGACCAATTTGAGGATGTTTTCAGGAAAAAGGATTTATTTAAATCCTTTTATAAATTTTTGAGTGATGTTACAGATTCTAAGCCTAACATAATTGTTGGGTTCTCTTGGAAAACAGAAATAATTATCCCTATTGATCATGAAGCCTACTCTTATTGGCAGCAAGCTAAAGAGCAAGCAAAGGAATTTACGATAACTGAATTTGGAGAAAAGGAAATTGACGGAGTGATAAAACAATTGGAAGAATCCGTCGGTCCATTAGACAAAAGTATAAAAGATAGGATTAAGGAAAGCTCACAAGGTCTACCTTGGTTGACCAAAAAATTGTGTATTCATATTTTTGATCAAATTCAACTTGGTTTAGCAAAAGAAAATTTAATTGAGTCTAATCTGAATATTGCTGATTTATTTAAAAAAGATGAAGAACGTATAGAGGGGACTGAATTGAAAGCGTTAAAATTGATTGCAAAAAGAGCGTACGAAGGCAATTTTTTTGAAGAAACTGAAGTAGGCGATTTAATTGAAAATAAAATAATCGAATCGTTACTACACAAACGACTTATTATTAGGTCGGGTGTTAACTATAATATTTATTGGGATATTTTCAGGGATTATCTAGTTACTGGGGTGATTCCGATTATTGGGGAAAGTTTTCTATTAAGACAAATGGTCAACTCTTGCTTAGATGTGTTTCTTCTGTTTGAAAGCGTGGAAAAAAAAGAGACTCTCACACAATTGTCCCATAAGCACTCAAAAGGAATAGGTGAAGAAGCCTTATACAATATATTGCTAGAGTTAAGAAACATAGGCTTGGTGCAAAAAGAAAATGAATATTTTAAAATTAAGCGAGAGGTTGAAATCTCTAAAGAAGGCTTCATAAAATATATAACTGATAAATTTCAGAATTATACACCTTATTTAGTACTTAAAAAGACAAACCATAATAAAATCACTAAGGATACTATTTTGCAAGTGCTTAAGATTACGTTCAAGCAGGATTTTCAAGACACGACTTGGGATGCCTATGCTAAAACTTTAATAAGTTGGTTTGCAATATCGAACATTGACATAAAAAATAAGATTATCGAACCTCAAAAGGGACGTAGTAATCCTAGACTAAACTCTTTAAATAAAGAAGAGTTGTTGCCAAGAACCTCTTTTAAAGAAATCATTGAAGCTTTACACTTATTAAACATAGAAGAACCAGCAATTAATAAAAATATTTATCGGGATTTGTATTTGACCGATATCATAGACGGCAATAAAAAACTCACTGACTTTGGCAGAAAGGTGATCGCTTCCGATAAATCATCGCAAAAAAAAATCCTTAGTGAAAAGATTTTAACGCTTGATAAAATGGCACAATTAAATATAGTCTTGGGAAAACAGCACAACTACAAAGTGAATGATCTTATTGAATTTTTTCCAAGTGATTTTTTTGGTGGCAAAGAACTCGCAACAAAAAAAATATACGCTGCGAAAGCCATTAGTTGGTTGAAATTTAAATCTTGA
- a CDS encoding aminopeptidase P family protein translates to MDLQLFDKQVYADRRQVLTQSMANDGLIVLLGNEESSMNYKDNHFSYRQDSSFLYYFGLDVAGLAAVIDTDTGEALIFGNELSIDDIIWTGVLPTVSDMAALVGVSQTRPYNDITHYIHKAQTTGRKVHILPPYRPENKIKLAAWLNVSLQDVADHVSVKLIKAVIAQRVIKTPLEIAEMEKAVSISVDMQLAVIKNTRPGIKGYELVAKANEVAIAANSRLGYPAIITPRGETLHTHYYGHTLQDGQMLLCDIGAENAMHYGGDLTRTVPVGQKFTTRQAELYEVVLNSMDHAISMLKPGVRYKDIHLAACQKLVEGLSQAGIMKGDPAEAVAAGAHTMFFQCGLGHMLGMDTHDMEDLGEPYVGYTDTLKKETAVFGLKSLRLGRELEAGYVLTIEPGIYIIPELIDRWQAENKYADFINYNVLNTYRDFGGIRIEDNFLITGTGSHLLGKYLPKSLKEIEGLKG, encoded by the coding sequence ATGGATCTTCAATTATTCGATAAGCAGGTTTATGCCGACAGGCGGCAAGTGTTAACCCAAAGCATGGCCAATGATGGCCTTATTGTGCTGCTGGGCAACGAAGAAAGCAGCATGAACTATAAGGACAACCATTTTAGCTACCGCCAGGATAGCAGTTTTCTGTATTACTTCGGGCTGGATGTTGCGGGGCTGGCCGCGGTGATTGATACCGACACCGGCGAGGCCCTGATCTTCGGCAACGAGCTGAGCATCGACGACATTATCTGGACAGGCGTACTGCCTACCGTGAGCGACATGGCCGCCCTGGTTGGCGTTAGCCAAACCCGCCCGTACAACGATATTACCCACTACATCCACAAAGCGCAAACCACCGGGCGCAAGGTGCATATACTGCCGCCTTATCGCCCCGAAAATAAAATTAAACTGGCAGCATGGCTCAATGTGAGCCTGCAGGATGTGGCCGATCATGTTTCGGTAAAACTCATTAAAGCGGTAATTGCCCAGCGGGTGATTAAAACTCCGTTGGAGATTGCCGAAATGGAAAAAGCGGTATCCATTAGCGTTGATATGCAGCTGGCCGTTATCAAAAACACCCGCCCCGGCATTAAAGGCTACGAGCTGGTGGCCAAAGCCAACGAGGTAGCCATTGCGGCCAACTCGCGCCTGGGTTACCCGGCCATTATTACGCCCCGGGGCGAAACCCTGCACACCCATTACTACGGCCATACCCTGCAGGACGGCCAGATGCTGCTGTGCGACATCGGCGCCGAAAACGCCATGCACTACGGCGGCGACCTTACCCGCACCGTGCCCGTTGGCCAAAAATTTACCACCCGCCAGGCCGAGTTGTACGAGGTAGTGCTTAACTCCATGGACCACGCCATCAGCATGCTGAAACCCGGCGTGCGTTATAAGGACATTCACCTGGCCGCCTGCCAGAAACTGGTGGAAGGCCTGAGCCAGGCCGGCATCATGAAGGGCGACCCTGCCGAAGCCGTTGCCGCCGGCGCACATACCATGTTTTTTCAATGCGGCCTGGGCCACATGCTGGGCATGGACACCCATGATATGGAGGATCTTGGCGAACCCTATGTAGGCTACACCGATACCCTTAAAAAGGAAACCGCCGTTTTCGGCCTCAAATCCCTGCGCCTGGGCCGCGAGCTGGAAGCCGGCTACGTGCTCACCATCGAGCCCGGCATCTACATCATCCCCGAACTCATCGACCGCTGGCAGGCCGAAAACAAATACGCCGATTTTATCAACTACAACGTACTGAACACCTACCGCGATTTCGGCGGGATTAGGATAGAGGATAACTTTTTGATAACCGGTACCGGCAGCCACCTGCTGGGCAAGTATTTGCCCAAGAGTTTGAAGGAGATAGAGGGGTTGAAGGGTTAA
- the yiaA gene encoding inner membrane protein YiaA — MEPLQNKTEENSAFGKYGDKIKRNPFKPTAAFIGASWFALLVGVIGYCVGLWNATIQLNEKGYYFTILLFGLFAVISVQKSVRDRAEGLAVTDLYYGLSWFATIAAMVLLTIGLWNADLARSEKGFYAMAFCLSMFSAIAVQKNTRDAKLIDDKEL, encoded by the coding sequence ATGGAACCGCTACAAAACAAAACAGAAGAAAATTCAGCCTTTGGAAAATATGGCGACAAGATCAAAAGAAACCCGTTTAAACCAACCGCCGCCTTTATAGGCGCCTCGTGGTTTGCCTTATTGGTGGGCGTAATAGGTTACTGCGTTGGCTTATGGAATGCCACTATCCAACTGAACGAAAAAGGCTATTATTTCACCATTTTATTATTTGGTTTATTCGCCGTTATCTCGGTACAAAAAAGCGTGAGGGACAGGGCCGAAGGGCTGGCCGTTACCGACCTGTACTACGGCCTCAGCTGGTTTGCCACCATCGCGGCCATGGTTTTATTAACCATCGGCCTGTGGAATGCCGACCTGGCCCGAAGCGAGAAAGGCTTTTACGCCATGGCATTTTGCCTCAGCATGTTCTCGGCCATTGCCGTCCAAAAAAACACCCGCGACGCCAAACTGATTGACGACAAAGAACTGTAA
- a CDS encoding M13 family metallopeptidase — translation MNKVFYLCVALVVLGAWKYQDDHKKGFVDVAGIDSLTKPGDNFFRFVNGRWYDTAKIAADQSGVGSYSFMNIPQKLLLQNILDSVSKARNTMGSIDQKVGDFYASGMDTATINQRGYQPIKPVLAQIDAIANVPSLIKFVAAQLKTGNGLIIDFGIYPDNKNSSINIAHASQTGIGLPERDYYFKTDSSTLRVQQAYKKYIGTLFRLTGSSPAAATKNAAIAYGIEQQNAASHKTNIQLRDVNANYHKVAIAAISKTQANIGWPTLLAELGATTDSVDMGQPAYYDKLNGLLKSVPIADWKIYLKAATLQNYAEILSKPFVDASFEFNKVLNGQAVQKTRRQIMTQNVDNYLGQALGQLYVKRYFNEDAKKRVLVLVNNLQKSFENRINHLDWMSDSTKQKAKEKLYAITKKLGYPDKWRNYDKVQINRGKYFENILWLKQNDYQTQLAKLNKPVDRTEWGTTPSTVTAYYNPSFNEVVFPAGILQYPYFDFEADDAINYGGIGMVIGHEMTHAFDDQGAQFDKDGNVKNWWTKQDYEKFRAKTKQLANLYGSFTVLDTVHIKGALTLGENTADNGGIAIAYDAFKMTDQGKGNTKIDGFTPDQRFFLSIARIWRVKTRDEFLRTYVNTNPHSPAMWRVNGPLMNFAPFYKAFNVQPGDKNYKAEGERVKIW, via the coding sequence ATGAATAAAGTATTTTACCTGTGTGTAGCGTTAGTTGTTTTGGGTGCCTGGAAATACCAGGACGATCACAAAAAAGGTTTTGTTGATGTGGCCGGGATCGACTCGCTGACAAAACCCGGCGATAATTTTTTTCGCTTTGTTAACGGGCGCTGGTACGATACCGCCAAAATTGCCGCCGATCAATCGGGCGTGGGTTCGTACAGTTTCATGAACATTCCGCAAAAGCTGCTGCTGCAAAATATCCTGGATAGTGTTTCAAAAGCCCGGAACACGATGGGCAGTATCGACCAAAAGGTGGGCGATTTTTACGCCTCGGGTATGGATACCGCAACCATTAACCAGCGCGGATACCAGCCCATTAAGCCGGTACTGGCACAAATTGATGCCATTGCCAACGTGCCCTCACTCATCAAATTTGTAGCCGCGCAGCTAAAAACCGGGAACGGCCTCATTATCGACTTTGGTATTTATCCCGACAACAAAAACAGCAGCATCAATATTGCCCATGCATCGCAAACCGGCATTGGCTTGCCAGAAAGGGATTATTATTTTAAAACAGATTCATCCACACTTCGCGTTCAGCAGGCTTACAAGAAATACATCGGCACCCTGTTCCGGTTAACCGGGAGCAGCCCTGCCGCCGCCACAAAAAATGCAGCTATTGCTTACGGCATCGAGCAGCAAAACGCGGCATCGCATAAAACCAATATCCAATTAAGGGATGTTAATGCCAATTACCATAAGGTAGCCATCGCCGCCATCAGCAAAACACAGGCTAATATAGGCTGGCCAACATTGCTGGCCGAACTTGGCGCCACAACCGACTCGGTTGACATGGGCCAGCCCGCTTATTACGATAAGCTGAACGGCCTGTTAAAATCGGTACCCATAGCCGACTGGAAAATTTATTTAAAAGCCGCCACCCTCCAAAACTACGCCGAAATATTGAGCAAGCCATTTGTAGATGCCTCGTTTGAGTTTAACAAAGTATTAAACGGGCAGGCCGTACAAAAAACCCGCAGGCAAATCATGACGCAAAACGTCGACAATTACCTGGGGCAGGCTTTGGGCCAATTGTATGTGAAACGATATTTTAACGAGGATGCCAAAAAACGCGTGCTGGTATTGGTAAACAACCTGCAAAAATCGTTCGAGAACAGGATCAATCACCTGGACTGGATGAGCGACAGCACCAAACAAAAAGCCAAAGAAAAACTTTACGCCATCACCAAAAAATTGGGCTACCCCGATAAATGGCGCAATTACGATAAGGTACAAATTAACCGCGGCAAATACTTCGAAAACATCCTGTGGCTGAAACAAAACGACTACCAAACGCAGTTAGCCAAGCTGAACAAGCCGGTCGACCGGACGGAATGGGGTACCACGCCATCTACGGTTACCGCTTATTACAACCCATCGTTTAACGAGGTTGTTTTCCCGGCGGGCATCCTGCAATATCCCTATTTTGATTTTGAAGCCGACGATGCTATCAATTACGGCGGCATAGGCATGGTGATTGGCCACGAAATGACCCACGCCTTTGACGACCAGGGCGCCCAGTTTGACAAAGACGGCAACGTAAAAAACTGGTGGACAAAACAGGATTACGAAAAGTTTAGGGCCAAAACAAAACAGCTGGCCAATTTATATGGCTCGTTTACCGTGTTAGATACCGTACACATTAAAGGCGCGCTCACCCTGGGCGAAAACACCGCCGACAATGGCGGCATAGCCATTGCCTACGACGCCTTTAAAATGACCGACCAAGGCAAAGGCAACACCAAAATTGACGGCTTCACGCCCGACCAACGCTTCTTCCTGTCCATAGCCCGCATCTGGAGAGTAAAAACCCGCGACGAGTTCCTGCGCACCTACGTAAACACCAACCCCCACTCGCCCGCCATGTGGCGTGTAAACGGCCCCTTAATGAATTTCGCTCCGTTTTATAAGGCATTCAACGTACAGCCGGGCGATAAAAATTACAAGGCGGAAGGGGAGAGGGTTAAGATTTGGTAG
- a CDS encoding DoxX family protein has translation MTTKTAKTIFWIGTALTSLWFGTSGICELTTNKIVWDITLKLGYPAYFIYVLGVAKVSGITVLLIPNKLLRLKEWVFAGVFFDIIFAFFSKLIVIGPSATIDALVAFSIVTVTYIMFRKVYPASYIS, from the coding sequence ATGACAACAAAAACAGCAAAAACAATTTTCTGGATCGGTACAGCATTAACCTCATTATGGTTTGGCACCAGCGGCATTTGCGAACTTACCACCAATAAAATAGTATGGGATATCACCCTCAAATTGGGCTACCCGGCCTACTTTATTTATGTACTGGGTGTAGCCAAGGTATCGGGCATTACCGTTCTGTTAATCCCCAACAAATTGCTCCGGTTAAAAGAGTGGGTATTTGCAGGCGTATTTTTCGATATCATTTTTGCCTTCTTCTCCAAGCTCATCGTCATCGGCCCATCCGCCACTATCGATGCCCTGGTGGCCTTCAGCATCGTAACCGTAACCTACATCATGTTCAGAAAGGTGTACCCGGCAAGTTATATCTCCTGA